A portion of the Juglans microcarpa x Juglans regia isolate MS1-56 chromosome 1D, Jm3101_v1.0, whole genome shotgun sequence genome contains these proteins:
- the LOC121239386 gene encoding uncharacterized protein LOC121239386, with translation MDFRIRSMFFLLILSSLLCSQARAEGTGSVFFIDSSARQFLRTPSSNDAVEPDSMLPSEVGAAVSVLLGFLPPSTLSSAGSSKLNDVLMPNPFDRPRAVFMLDVQGTDPKLVVNSANALFSSSSMREVSLGLEKAADIQLPDENKVSVFYLDELFVDYTDKEIGEFASWMGGSYVADSLKPLNGELTIPLADGTAVNLHMSKNADREFTASLLSLICNFKKALELHEDLVESAHSPAELIMGCFDGIKALQEHYGSEGFARHGVGLLLATLSKMFDSFQEAYQGQIVGVVFFSGSSTTESDKMLNVVYTSQTSARWLVDTEGSHNMTDPRVLLVRRTLAWITGIILLISTLFGVYFLLNMPIARDTLLYSNVKLD, from the exons atgGATTTTCGCATTCGAAGCATGTTCTTCCTGCTTATCCTCTCCTCGCTCCTCTGCTCTCAAGCTAGG GCTGAAGGTACTGGTTCCGTTTTCTTCATCGATAGTTCCGCTCGTCAATTTCTTCGCACTCCATCATCTAACGATGCCGTTGAG CCTGATTCAATGTTGCCCTCAGAAGTTGGAGCTGCTGTATCAGTCTTGCTTGGTTTTTTACCACCTTCAACGCTTTCGTCCGCTGGCTCATCTAAG TTAAATGATGTCCTCATGCCTAATCCATTTGATAGGCCTCGTGCTGTTTTTATGCTGGACGTTCAAGGGACAG ATCCTAAGCTTGTGGTCAACTCAGCTAATGCGCTGTTCAGCAGTTCCTCTATGAGAGAGGTTAGTTTAGGTCTGGAGAAAGCTGCTGACATTCAACTTCCAG ATGAGAATAAAGTCTCTGTCTTTTATCTGGACGAACTCTTCGTTGATTACACTGACAAAGAAATTGGTGAATTC GCATCTTGGATGGGTGGATCTTATGTTGCTGATTCCCTGAAGCCATTAAATGGAGAGTTAACCATCCCTTTGGCAGATGGTACCGCTGTGAATCTTCATATGTCTAAG aatgcagacaGAGAATTCACTGCTAGTCTTCTGTCCCTCATTTGCAATTTCAAAAAGGCACTAGAGTTGCATGAAGATTTGGTGGAAAGCGCTCACAGTCCAGCCGAGTTGATAATGGGCTGTTTTGATGGCATTAAG GCTTTGCAAGAGCATTATGGATCTGAAGGTTTTGCTAGGCATGGAGTGGGTCTATTACTTGCTACTTTGTCCAAGATGTTTGATTCATtccaagaagcataccaag GTCAAATTGTTGGAGTTGTCTTCTTTAGTGGGTCATCTACCACCGAGTCAGACAAGATGTTGAATGTGGTGTATACTTCTCAGACATCTGCACGCTGGTTGGTCGATACAGAAGGATCCCACAACATGACTGATCCACGAGTGTTGTTGGTTAGGCGGACTCTTGCCTGGATCACTGGAATTATTCTTCTCATTTCAACTCTCTTCGGG GTATACTTCCTTCTCAATATGCCCATTGCAAGGGACACCCTCCTGTATTCTAACGTCAAGCTCGACTAA
- the LOC121239369 gene encoding protein disulfide isomerase pTAC5, chloroplastic isoform X2, translating to MYSSLSLPLNPSLHFKPFALPHTTLLLPFPKLSSLSPFKSHVCRSTNHSDYDREEIRWLREEQRWLREEQRWLREERRWAGERDSLLCQIAELKLRIQHLEHQNSTLGGGASVSETISSIAGLLQVLKEKGLIAESSSSASPMVLLEKEDLKEKEEVVVVDKEVVRVSEDVAKKTRKTLRKGSEGDEVRALQEALQKLGFYSGEEDMEYSSFSSGTERAVKTWQSTLGATEDGIMTAELLERLFTEQQIVGARSNTDADQKDSNVSVSPKVGANGAPVAAITEVSEFQQKVVNEESVTEVEVSQHRVFLLGENRWEEPSRIARRNKQVGNSKTKDATTKCLTCRGEGRLLCTECDGTGEPNIEPQFLEWVDEGMKCPYCEGVGFTVCDVCEGKRHT from the exons ATGTATTCCTCTCTTTCACTCCCTCTGAACCCCAGTCTTCACTTCAAACCGTTTGCTCTTCCCCACACCACTCTCCTCCTCCCATTTCCCAAACTATCTTCGCTTTCGCCCTTCAAATCTCACGTTTGCCGCTCCACCAACCACTCTGACTATGACCGCGAAGAGATACGATGGCTCCGCGAGGAGCAGCGCTGGCTTCGCGAGGAGCAACGTTGGCTCCGCGAGGAACGGCGCTGGGCCGGCGAGCGCGACTCCCTGCTCTGCCAAATCGCTGAACTCAAGCTTAGAATTCAACACCTTGAGCACCAGAACTCTACGCTAGGAGGAGGGGCGTCGGTGTCTGAAACTATCTCGAGTATTGCGGGGTTGTTGCAGGTGCTGAAGGAGAAAGGTCTAATCGCGGAGAGCAGTTCGAGTGCGAGCCCGATGGTGTTGTTGGAGAAggaggatctgaaggagaaggaggaggtggTCGTGGTGGATAAGGAGGTGGTCAGGGTTTCGGAGGACGTAGCAAAGAAGACGAGAAAGACGCTGAGGAAGGGATCGGAAGGAGATGAGGTTCGAGCGTTGCAG GAAGCATTACAAAAATTGGGATTTTACTCGGGTGAGGAAGACATGGAATATTCAAGTTTCTCAAGTGGGACAGAACGTGCAGTCAAGACTTGGCAA TCCACACTAGGCGCCACTGAAGACGGGATAATGACTGCAGAGCTTCTTGAAAGGTTATTTACGGAGCAACAAATTGTTGGTGCTCGTTCAAACACAGATGCAGATCAGAAGGACAGCAATGTGTCTGTTTCACCGAAG GTAGGTGCAAATGGAGCTCCGGTTGCTGCTATAACTGAAGTTTCAGAGTTTCAGCAGAAAGTTGTGAATGAAGAAAGTGTTACAGAAGTAGAGGTATCCCAACACCGAGTTTTTCTCTTAGGAGAGAATCGATGGGAAGAACCCTCTAGAATAGCTAGGAGGAACAAACAAGTTGGTAATAGCAAGACAAAAGATGCCACAACAAAGTGCCTTACCTGTCGTGGAGAGGGCCGCTTATTGTGCACAG AATGTGATGGAACAGGCGAGCCAAATATCGAACCACAG TTTCTGGAATGGGTAGACGAGGGAATGAAGTGTCCATATTGCGAGGGCGTTGGCTTTACAGTTTGTGATGTATGTGAAGGGAAACGACATACATGA
- the LOC121239369 gene encoding protein disulfide isomerase pTAC5, chloroplastic isoform X1 encodes MYSSLSLPLNPSLHFKPFALPHTTLLLPFPKLSSLSPFKSHVCRSTNHSDYDREEIRWLREEQRWLREEQRWLREERRWAGERDSLLCQIAELKLRIQHLEHQNSTLGGGASVSETISSIAGLLQVLKEKGLIAESSSSASPMVLLEKEDLKEKEEVVVVDKEVVRVSEDVAKKTRKTLRKGSEGDEVRALQEALQKLGFYSGEEDMEYSSFSSGTERAVKTWQSTLGATEDGIMTAELLERLFTEQQIVGARSNTDADQKDSNVSVSPKVGANGAPVAAITEVSEFQQKVVNEESVTEVEVSQHRVFLLGENRWEEPSRIARRNKQVGNSKTKDATTKCLTCRGEGRLLCTGYKFELQGWEFSFAECDGTGEPNIEPQFLEWVDEGMKCPYCEGVGFTVCDVCEGKRHT; translated from the exons ATGTATTCCTCTCTTTCACTCCCTCTGAACCCCAGTCTTCACTTCAAACCGTTTGCTCTTCCCCACACCACTCTCCTCCTCCCATTTCCCAAACTATCTTCGCTTTCGCCCTTCAAATCTCACGTTTGCCGCTCCACCAACCACTCTGACTATGACCGCGAAGAGATACGATGGCTCCGCGAGGAGCAGCGCTGGCTTCGCGAGGAGCAACGTTGGCTCCGCGAGGAACGGCGCTGGGCCGGCGAGCGCGACTCCCTGCTCTGCCAAATCGCTGAACTCAAGCTTAGAATTCAACACCTTGAGCACCAGAACTCTACGCTAGGAGGAGGGGCGTCGGTGTCTGAAACTATCTCGAGTATTGCGGGGTTGTTGCAGGTGCTGAAGGAGAAAGGTCTAATCGCGGAGAGCAGTTCGAGTGCGAGCCCGATGGTGTTGTTGGAGAAggaggatctgaaggagaaggaggaggtggTCGTGGTGGATAAGGAGGTGGTCAGGGTTTCGGAGGACGTAGCAAAGAAGACGAGAAAGACGCTGAGGAAGGGATCGGAAGGAGATGAGGTTCGAGCGTTGCAG GAAGCATTACAAAAATTGGGATTTTACTCGGGTGAGGAAGACATGGAATATTCAAGTTTCTCAAGTGGGACAGAACGTGCAGTCAAGACTTGGCAA TCCACACTAGGCGCCACTGAAGACGGGATAATGACTGCAGAGCTTCTTGAAAGGTTATTTACGGAGCAACAAATTGTTGGTGCTCGTTCAAACACAGATGCAGATCAGAAGGACAGCAATGTGTCTGTTTCACCGAAG GTAGGTGCAAATGGAGCTCCGGTTGCTGCTATAACTGAAGTTTCAGAGTTTCAGCAGAAAGTTGTGAATGAAGAAAGTGTTACAGAAGTAGAGGTATCCCAACACCGAGTTTTTCTCTTAGGAGAGAATCGATGGGAAGAACCCTCTAGAATAGCTAGGAGGAACAAACAAGTTGGTAATAGCAAGACAAAAGATGCCACAACAAAGTGCCTTACCTGTCGTGGAGAGGGCCGCTTATTGTGCACAG GTTACAAATTTGAACTCCAAGGTTGGGAATTCTCTTTTGCAGAATGTGATGGAACAGGCGAGCCAAATATCGAACCACAG TTTCTGGAATGGGTAGACGAGGGAATGAAGTGTCCATATTGCGAGGGCGTTGGCTTTACAGTTTGTGATGTATGTGAAGGGAAACGACATACATGA